One genomic window of Aethina tumida isolate Nest 87 chromosome 3, icAetTumi1.1, whole genome shotgun sequence includes the following:
- the LOC109596332 gene encoding probable serine/threonine-protein kinase DDB_G0282963: MKRYHMLKLGLAILFYAAYCVRPMNGQETDDDVKEDGNNNPDPGEFLVYYQGVEGKPGVDFPILSHIPRTSFNCRDVESGYYADLDTDCQVFHICEEGKKISFLCPNGTIFQQSDLICEWWFKVNCTNSPNLYDESAEQWRNSVIRRKASRRVVVNGEINHGAVLRTEEQSSVRAMKNGKHVEFNVERHETNHAEQRQRTSSNYRPPPKNKVNRRIENNYQNVNEFNGNNNGNNIERNYDVGNNLDTSSGGKVRISAGRSGQSSKKINGGNSGKIKLTLNSVNNAVTINGQHVTQPLQKSSKKLENKNIKLTLSSVNNQVSFGTNQSPKINHNATQQNIGSSKNNYNENVNFGAGQQNNQNDELNNKNNKQKNTASSNFNDDGSVKASQKQRTIPTNRGGFKYNQEKTSEVTYNPPTTNVPVSVQTFTENTDNTPELIAKTDVPKVHVTSEATNYFISSTTNPLSINTLSDNSKNYDLQFPQHASEKQKESKLEVEVKGEVKQKSTVPLTINDITNRRVEPSDSDESQITQESSSFIKSALNTIQNSYKSSTTNPYPNHRTTYSDLKSPSYTSTKYLSTINSVTPQYLTTQSINNGRPFVGSRVGVTIPGIITVNPTASYVSTESSDGDKFPLFNVGQTRKELPVTTTTTAVPSTTISLPSTGLFNLGNTDFTIKPVPFTTPAPDDIYGKESLSLFVPDKFNLGLNRTQFSKYTQNQSQIGKGLFNLGLGKINVSQEGTVLTPQKPVDHQVVYGTFNKVIHTTTPPSFDINKGVQIKFDKNSNKVGIQLSKTISGASQSLINAVTTSSSSTKTTSGVSQSLINAVTPSSSINPDINNNGGSNILRGSSQSGFFVTRDSASSTTSSPLSINSISGNSISTTAVPLSTQGFSLNAESSKYYGKDVVQKPRPFEKSSDDVSSTFSIGKSSTENSIFNSVTPTFPTYKISTASPFVPSQDVKSTSAPTVPTPFDGTFTTRQNSIYDNVDNMINVLKEIAKAGGTDYENETPRPGLVVPPSVGPQTLHTLAVYFANALDGIAAEKEKNGNNENDDEEEDKYEAAKQSLTALLTKMTVNKYNELFDEKDNSTETVTVASRINDDDEGKYGLQTDNSNHFNDTPHIRQLAKNFSIALSSYLDDPQTFRKNLEQLRPTEPPQSGEVEVSTENSGNDEELLNFSDADSKSSYPPFYPTLPSAKPTWGYILAYNVSKESNHNLDVKNSLNPDLQGADSQSFVPRFNNINSDVKDSKNTLLIKSQTSQTDLPPNHWTSSPQATKLWKTTFSVNPVSLNQHLGTTPVSLTTEDYKNSGEDFTESLTSEADVSSLEQPHHEIKYELRQLPQLTLNSTQVHGILIDFMNTTKSDDDNRLQRILHKLNTTETEFLSKMKEIESNPLTKRLILLLISECGASITKDLESGALSVSTENDSASKQYPEPLSVKSPISIRNTQEGTVTSNSNIPQLIDPSISEEDHDARALQLLNSLYTIASRFGK, from the exons ATGAAGCGGTATCACATGCTAAAATTAG GTCTGGCGATACTGTTTTATGCAGCCTATTGTGTTCGACCTATG AATGGACAGGAAACAGATGATGACGTAAAAGAAGATGGAAACAACAATCCAGATCCGGGCGAATTTTTAGTCTATTATCAag GTGTTGAAGGCAAACCTGGTGTAGATTTTCCAATTTTGTCACACATTCCCAGAACAAGTTTCAACTGTAGAGATGTAGAGTCTGGATATTATGCTGACTTGGATACAGATTGTCAG GTATTCCACATTTGCGAAGAAGGAAAGAAGATCTCCTTCCTCTGTCCAAATGGAACAATTTTCCAACAATCCGACTTGATTTGCGAATGGTGGTTCAAAGTAAACTGCACGAACTCTCCTAATTTATACGACGAAAGCGCTGAACAGTGGAGAAATTCGGTGATTCGAAGGAAAGCTTCAAGAAGGGTCGTGGTAAATGGAGAAATTAATCACGGCGCCGTTTTGAGAACAGAAGAACAATCATCAGTTAGAGCTATGAAAAACGGAAAACATGTCGAGTTCAACGTTGAGAGACACGAGACGAATCATGCCGAGCAAAGGCAAAGAACTAGTAGTAACTATAGACCTCCACCCAAGAACAAGGTAAATAgaagaattgaaaataattatcagaACGTTAATGAGtttaatggaaataataatggaaataataTCGAGAGGAATTATGATGTCGGAAATAACTTAGACACGTCCAGTGGAGGCAAAGTTAGAATTTCTGCAGGTCGTTCAGGTCAAAGCAGCAAGAAAATAAATGGGGGCAACTCAGGAAAGATTAAACTTACGTTAAACTCTGTCAATAATGCAGTAACGATAAACGGCCAACATGTTACACAACCACTTCAAAAATcttctaaaaaattagaaaataaaaacattaagttGACCTTGAGCAGCGTTAACAATCAAGTAAGTTTTGGAACTAATCAATCACCAAAAATCAATCACAATGCTACGCAACAGAACATAGGGTCAtcgaaaaacaattataatgaaaatgttaattttgggGCTGggcaacaaaataatcaaaatgatgagttaaataacaaaaataacaaacaaaaaaatactgcTTCTAGTAACTTTAACGATGACGGTTCCGTTAAAGCAAGTCAAAAGCAAAGAACAATTCCGACAAATAGGGGAGGCTTCAAGTACAACCAAGAGAAAACATCCGAAGTAACTTACAATCCACCTACAACAAATGTCCCAGTTTCTGTTCAAACCTTTACAGAAAATACTGATAATACTCCAGAACTTATCGCCAAAACGGATGTTCCTAAAGTTCATGTTACTTCAGAAGCTACgaactattttatttcttcaacGACCAACCCACTTTCCATAAATACTTTATCAGATAATTCAAAGAATTATGACTTGCAATTTCCACAACACGCCAgcgaaaaacaaaaagaatctaaactaGAAGTAGAAGTAAAAGGGGAAGTCAAACAAAAAAGTACAGTTCCTTTGACTATAAACGATATCACAAACAGAAGAGTGGAACCAAGTGATTCAGATGAAAGTCAAATTACTCAGGAATCTTCATCGTTTATAAAAAGTGCCCTCAACACCATCCAAAATTCCTATAAGTCATCCACAACAAACCCTTATCCTAATCATAGAACCACTTACTCTGATTTGAAAAGTCCAAGTTACACAAGTACCAAATACTTGTCTACCATCAATTCAGTTACACCTCAATATCTCACAACACAATCAATCAATAACGGCAGACCTTTCGTCGGAAGCAGAGTCGGTGTAACCATCCCGGGAATTATTACAGTCAATCCAACTGCATCGTATGTGTCTACGGAATCCTCTGATGGTGATAAATTTCCATTGTTTAATGTAGGTCAAACGCGTAAAGAATTGCCCGTAACAACGACTACAACTGCAGTACCGTCTACAACTATTTCTTTACCAAGCACTGGCCTGTTTAACCTTGGTAATACagattttactattaaacCAGTACCATTTACTACTCCTGCACCTGACGATATTTATGGTAAAGAATCTTTAAGTTTGTTTGTaccagataaatttaatttaggtttGAATAGGACCCAGTTTTCTAAATATACGCAAAACCAAAGTCAAATTGGAAAGGGATTATTCAATTTAGGATTGGGTAAAATCAATGTGTCACAAGAGGGTACCGTTCTTACACCTCAAAAGCCAGTCGATCATCAAGTTGTATATGgtacttttaataaagtaatacaTACTACCACTCCTCCTTCTTTTGATATTAACAAAGGggtacaaattaaattcgatAAAAACTCCAACAAAGTAGGTATACAACTAAGCAAAACCATTAGCGGTGCTTCTCAATCTCTAATTAACGCAGTTACAACGTCTTCATCATCAACCAAAACTACTTCTGGTGTTTCTCAATCTTTGATCAATGCTGTTACACCATCGTCTTCTATTAATCctgatattaacaataatggtGGCTCAAATATTCTTCGGGGATCTTCACAATCTGGATTTTTCGTAACTCGTGATTCAGCTTCTTCTACCACTTCAAGTCCGTTGTCTATTAACAGCATCAGTGGTAATTCTATATCAACAACAGCAGTTCCCCTTTCAACTCAAGGATTTAGTTTGAATGCCGAATCAAGTAAATATTACGGAAAAGACGTGGTTCAGAAGCCAAGACCATTCGAAAAATCCAGTGACGATGTTTCCAGTACATTCAGTATTGGTAAATCGTCCACTGAAAACAGCATTTTCAATTCTGTAACACCTACCTTCCCAACCTATAAAATTTCTACAGCAAGTCCTTTCGTTCCAAGTCAAGATGTAAAATCCACCTCAGCTCCAACTGTTCCAACTCCATTCGATGGTACTTTCACCACAAGGCAAAACTCTATATATGACAATGTGGACAACATGATTAACGTGTTGAAGGAAATTGCAAAAGCTGGAGGTACCGATTACGAGAACGAAACTCCAAGACCTGGACTGGTTGTACCACCTTCAGTTGGTCCACAAACACTTCACACATTAGCTGTATATTTTGCAAATGCTCTGGATGGAATAGCAGCTGAGAAAgagaaaaatggaaataatgaaaatgatgACGAGGAAGAAGATAAATACGAGGCTGCTAAACAAAGTTTAACTGCTTTGTTGACTAAAATGaccgttaataaatataatgaattgttTGACGAAAAGGATAACTCTActgaaactgtaactgtagCCAGTAGaattaatgatgatgatgaagGAAAATATGGACTACAAACAGATAATTCAAATCACTTTAATGATACTCCTCATATTAGACAATTAGCCAAGAACTTTTCGATTGCCTTGTCATCATACTTAGATGATCCACAAACATTTAGAAAGAATTTGGAACAACTTAGACCAACTGAACCTCCACAATCTGGTGAAGTTGAGGTTTCCACAGAAAACTCTGGAAATGATGAAGAACTACTGAACTTTTCAGATGCTGATTCCAAATCTAGTTATCCTCCGTTCTATCCAACTTTACCTTCAGCAAAACCAACTTGGGGATACATTCTAGCTTACAATGTTTCAAAGGAAAGCAACCACAATCTTGacgttaaaaattcattaaacccAGATTTACAAGGTGCAGACAGTCAATCATTTGTCCCCAGATTTAATAACATCAATTCAGATgttaaagattctaaaaatactttattgattaaatcacAAACATCGCAAACCGATTTGCCACCAAATCACTGGACTTCATCTCCTCAAGCAACGAAATTATGGAAGACAACTTTCAGTGTCAATCCTGTGTCTCTAAACCAACATTTAGGAACAACACCAGTAAGTTTGACAACTGAAGACTACAAAAATTCAGGAGAAGATTTTACTGAAAGTTTGACAAGCGAAGCGGACGTTTCATCTTTGGAACAGCCCCATCacgaaattaaatatgaactaAGACAACTTCCTCAACTCACTCTCAATTCAACTCAAGTTCATGGTATTTTGATAGACTTTATGAACACTACGAAATCAGATGATGATAATAGATTGCAGAGAATATTACACAAACTCAACACAACCGAGACTGAATTTTTGTCAAAGATGAAAGAAATTGAGAGTAATCCGTTAACGAAACGTTTGATTTTGCTGTTGATCAGTGAATGTGGTGCAAGTATCACTAAAGATCTGGAAAGTGGAGCATTGTCAGTGAGTACAGAAAATGATAGTGCCAGTAAACAATACCCAGAACCTTTGAGTGTCAAAAGTCCTATTTCAATAAGAAATACTCAAGAAGGTACAGTAACAAGTAACAGTAATATACCTCAACTAATTGATCCATCAATAAGTGAAGAAGATCACGATGCCAGAGCACTTCAGTTGTTGAATTCGCTGTACACGATAGCATCTAGATTcggtaaataa